One genomic region from Harpia harpyja isolate bHarHar1 chromosome 1, bHarHar1 primary haplotype, whole genome shotgun sequence encodes:
- the TOPBP1 gene encoding DNA topoisomerase 2-binding protein 1, with amino-acid sequence MKGSKELFFVKFIKSSGNSEYFFKALESIKEFQSEEHLQILEEETALNIKENDKSLYICDPFKGVVFNHLKKLGCRIVGPQVVLYCMQSQQCVPRAECPVYNMTMADVTVSCTSLEKDVREEVHKYVQMMGGCVSRDLSVSVTHLIAGEVGSRKYLVAASLKKPVLLPSWVKTLWDKSQQSIMRYTDVNMEDYACPVFLGCTICVTGLSSSERKEVQRLTAEHGGQYTGRLKMNECTHLIVQEPKGQKYECARKWNVHCVSVQWFSDSIAKGFCQDETIYKIESGSKLSNIPNMSTPTNHASKPDNHTFSDVSHISNINSSSVNETARSSAMSSRLDPLPDELENLDISSFQDPEDLLDGCRIYLCGFSGRKLDKMRRLINCGGGVRFNQLNEDVTHVILGENNDELKHFLDKTAHRPHVVTAKWLLESFSKGYLHPVEQYIPLNYQLLENPILEQPGMKSILPQNNNLLKKEAVNVTKHRKAAEEDFLSQYINNDSTLDEVEKLTSRTFSDVTHLTVQGENQSSACNGSLGESSALAEGGLFVRKRFLLLGFGEEDESCIADIIKENAGKILPLQSRTIADYAVVPLLGCTVKPTVGDVVTNTWLMTCVEQQLLLDPQSNPLFTPVPVMEGVTPLEDCVLSFSQFTVAERDSLVYLAGLLGARVQEFFVWKANAKKGMFATTHLVAREPDGSKYEVAKKCNLPAVTVDWLLQSARTGKRADESKFLVENAEAEDKESSITQLSKTPATVKSSDSEQPTYLLEAGKKPPMTPLDINRFQSKAFQAVISHHIGKTTPLTHGGLPQKEPSLHLDTPSKFLSKDKLFKPSFDVKDALAALETPGGPDQKTRKLSTPLSEVISRNLKLALANSARHTVALTASPQLTTAEPEVEEEPKPLADVVIYVSKKLSKKQSELNAVAASLGADYRWCLDETVTHFIYKGRQNDNNKEYKYVKERGIHIVSEHWLLESAQEYKRLPESLFPHTYNPKMSLDISAVQDVRLSSSKLSSTGKPAEENEIIPVDEDDAEDDVTTDQIKETVTTREEHIVTSESKGVLTQALEMRENFQRQLQEIMSATSLVKPQGQRGSLSRNSFDGSPTTPDSTWSVRNGRSRVLEALRQSRQAVTDINTEPSQNEQIIWDDPTAREERARLVSNFQWPNSPSQYTEQGQNNANKNLDESAFKGSLADAEIADIAVPEAGDGDLIEGLKNPVRRDPETPIKDHLIPTPQAPSIAFPLANPPVAPQPKEKAVTEDEKADEEREKHRKFQLSSLNPQERFDYCHLIEELGGIVLEKQCFDPTCTHIVVGHPLRNEKFLASMAAGKWVLHRSYLEACRGAGCFVQEEDYEWGSNSILNVLPGINVNQKKLALAAMRWRKKIHKGRQETGIVEGAFSGWKVILNVDQTKEAGFRRLLQSGGAKVFSGHSVSLFKEATHLFADFSKLKPEDTRVDVAEAAAQGVNCLKPEYIADYLIQDPPPPMESYCLPQAESCLQNNTERGTGLSQKRKALGEMCGVKRSRIH; translated from the exons gAAGAAGTTCATAAGTATGTACAGATGATGGGTGGATGTGTGTCCAGAGACCTCAGTGTGTCAGTAACTCATCTTATAGCTGGGGAAGTTGGCAGCAGGAAATACTTAGTAGCTGCTTCTCTGAAAAAACCTGTTTTGCTTCCCTCTTGGGTTAAGACACTGTGGGATAAGTCTCAGCAAAG CATAATGAGATACACTGATGTTAACATGGAAGACTATGCTTGTCCTGTGTTCCTTGGCTGTACGATTTGCGTAACTGGCTTAAGTagttcagaaaggaaagaagtccAGCGCCTCACTGCTGAACATGGTGGGCAATATACGGGGCGGCTCAAGATGAATGAATGTACTCACCTCATAGTTCAAGAACCAAAAG GTCAGAAGTATGAATGTGCCAGAAAATGGAATGTGCACTGTGTGTCTGTGCAGTGGTTTTCTGACAGCATTGCAAAAGGCTTCTGTCAGGATGAGACAATATATAAAATAGAGAGTGGATCAAAACTGAGTAATATACCCAATATGTCAACACCTACGAATCATGCCAGCAAGCCTGACA atcATACCTTTTCGGACGTCAGCCACATTTCTAATATCAATTCAAGTAGTGTTAATGAAACCGCACGTAGTTCTGCTATGAGCAGCAGACTGGATCCTCTTCCTGATGAGCTGGAAAACTTGGATATAAGTTCTTTTCAAGACCCTGAAGATTTGTTAGATGGGTGTCGA ATTTATCTGTGTGGCTTCAGTGGCAGGAAGTTGGACAAGATGAGAAGGCTTATTAATTGCGGTGGTGGTGTTCGATTTAATCAACTGAACGAAGATGTTACCCATGtcattttgggggaaaacaaTGATGAGCTGAAACACTTTTTGGACAAGACAGCTCACAG GCCTCATGTAGTAACAGCAAAATGGTTGCTGGAGTCATTTAGTAAAGGTTATCTACATCCAGTGGAGCAATATATCCCTCTGAACTACCAGCTGTTAGAGAACCCAATTTTGGAGCAACCTGGAATGAAGTCAATTCTTCCCCAAAATAACAATCTTTTGAAGAAAGAAGCTGTGAACGTTACAAAGCACCGGAAGGCTGCTGAAGAGGACTTCCTCTCTCAATACATAAATAATGATTCTACATTGG atgaagTTGAAAAACTGACATCCAGAACCTTCAGTGATGTTACTCACTTGACTGTTCAGGGAGAGAATCAATCTTCGGCCTGTAATGGTTCTTTGGGAGAGTCTTCTGCACTGGCTGAAGGAGGCTTATTTGTTAGAAAGAGATTtcttcttttgggttttggtgaAGAGGACGAGTCCTGCATTGCAGATATTATAAAGGAGAACGCTGGGAAAATTCTGCCGCTGCAGAGCAGAACCATTGCAGACTATGCTGTGGTACCTTTATTGGGGTGCACAGTGAAGCCGACTGTTGGTGATGTTGTCACAAATACGTGGCTG ATGACATGTGTGGAACAGCAGCTCCTTTTAGATCCCCAGTCCAATCCACTTTTCACACCAGTTCCGGTAATGGAAGGAGTTACCCCTCTGGAAGACTGTGTTCTTTCTTTTAGCCAGTTCACTGTTGCAGAGAGAGACTCCCTGGTTTATCTGGCAGGACTGCTAGGAGCCAG AGTCCAAGAATTCTTTGTGTGGAAAGCCAATGCAAAAAAGGGAATGTTTGCCACTACCCATCTTGTGGCGAGAGAACCAGATGGCTCCAAGTATGAAGTTGCGAAGAAGTGTAATTTGCCAGCAGTCACTGTAGATTGGCTTTTGCAGTCTGCAAGGACAGGAAAGAGAGCAGATGAAAGCAAGTTCTTGGTTGAAAATGCAGAGGCTGAAG ataagGAGAGTTCCATTACTCAGCTTAGCAAGACACCAGCAACGGTTAAATCTTCTGATTCAGAACAACCTACTTATCTCCttgaagctggaaaaaaaccacccatgaCCCCTCTTGATATCAACAGGTTCCAGAGTAAAGCTTTCCAAGCTGTAATCTCTCATCATATTGGGAAGACAACCCCCCTTACACATGGGGGACTGCCACAGAAAGAACCATCTTTACATCTTGATACACCGTcaaaatttctttccaaagacaaGTTATTCAAGCCGTCTTTTGATGTAAAG GATGCTCTGGCAGCTTTGGAAACTCCAGGAGGTCCTGATCAAAAAACCAGGAAACTGAGCACACCTCTTTCTGAAGTCATCAGCAGAAATTTGAAATTGGCATTGGCAAACAGCGCAAGGCATACAGTAGCTCTTACTGCCAGCCCTCAGTTGACCACTGCAGAGCCAGAAGTG GAAGAAGAGCCCAAGCCTCTGGCCGATGTTGTTATATATGTTAGTAAAAAACTTAGTAAGAAGCAAAGTGAACTGAATGCAGTAGCAGCTTCTCTTGGGGCAGACTACAG ATGGTGCCTTGATGAAACAGTAACACACTTCATTTACAAAGGACGACAAAATGACAACAATAAGGAGTACAAATATGTTAAAGAACGGGGTATACATATTGTTTCAGAACACTGGCTTTTAGAG AGTGCCCAAGAATATAAACGGCTTCCTGAATCTCTCTTTCCTCACACTTACAATCCCAAAATGAGCCTGGACATCAGTGCAGTGCAAGACGTCAGGCTCTCCTCCAGTAAACTTTCGTCAACTGGAAAaccagcagaggaaaatgag ATTATTCCAGTGGATGAAGATGATGCTGAAGATGATGTAACTACCGACCAAATAAAGGAAACAGTTACTACAAGGGAAGAACATATTGTAACAAGTGAATCCAAAGGAG TTTTAACCCAAGCACTAGAAATGAGGGAGAACttccagaggcagctgcaggagaTCATGTCTGCCACATCGCTAGTGAAACCACAAGGGCAAAGAGGATCCCTTTCAAGGAACAGTTTTGATGGTTCTCCAACCACTCCTGATAGCACATGGTCTGTGCGAAATGGCCGCAGTAGGGTCTTGGAAGCTCTAAG GCAGTCCCGTCAGGCAGTTACAGATATAAACACAGAGCCATCCCAGAATGAGCAGATCATCTGGGATGATCCTACTGCGAGGGAGGAGAGAGCAAGACTTGTCAGCAACTTTCAGTGGCCTAATAGTCCTTCCCAGTACACTGAGCAAGGTCAGAATAACGCCAATAAGAACCTGGACGAGTCTGCCTTCAAAGGATCTTTAGCTGATGCAGAGATTGCTGATATAG CTGTTCCCGAGGCTGGGGATGGAGATTTGATTGAAGGTCTAAAGAATCCTGTACGTAGAGATCCTGAAACACCAATTAAAGATCACTTGATTCCCACTCCGCAGGCCCCCAGCATTGCTTTCCCACTGGCTAACCCTCCTGTGGCACCACAGCCCAAAGAAAAG GCTGTTACAGAAGATGAGAAGGCTGATGAAGAACGAGAAAAACACCGTAAATTTCAGCTGTCTTCTCTTAATCCTCAAGAAAGATTTGATTACTGCCATCTGATTGAGGAATTAG GTGGAATAGTACTTGAGAAACAGTGCTTTGATCCAACTTGCACACACATTGTTGTGGGACATCCTCTTCGAAATGAAAAATTCTTGGCTTCGATGGCAGCTGGAAAGTGGGTGCTTCATCGTTCCTACCTGGAGGCATGTAGAGGAGCTGGCTGCTTTGTTCAG GAAGAAGATTACGAGTGGGGAAGTAATTCCATACTTAATGTTTTGCCTGGAATCAATGTAAACCAGAAGAAACTAGCACTTGCAGCCatgaggtggaggaaaaaaattcataaagGGAGGCAAGAAACTGGAATTGTTGAG GGAGCTTTCAGTGGCTGGAAAGTGATCCTAAATGTTGATCAAACCAAGGAAGCGGGATTCAGGCGCCTTCTTCAGTCAGGAGGAGCAAAA GTGTTTTCTGGTCATTCTGTGTCTCTCTTCAAAGAAGCGACTCATCtctttgctgacttcagtaaGCTGAAGCCAGAGGATACCAGGGTTGAcgtggcagaggcagcagcccaAGGAGTGAACTGCCTGAAACCGGAGTACATTGCCGACTACCTCATCCAG GATCCACCTCCCCCAATGGAGTCTTACTGCCTGCCGCAAGCTGAATCTTGCCTTCAGAATAACACAGAACGTGGAACTGGATTatcccagaaaagaaaagcactggGAGAAATGTGTGGAGTCAAGCGATCCAGAATACACTGA
- the CDV3 gene encoding protein CDV3 homolog isoform X1, which translates to MAETEERSLDDFFAKRDKKKRKEKSSRGAAAAASSSSASNPASNAAGAAVAAAGGPRPAEGSGSGAASSNAGSAKTATKEEDDWKEFEQKEEIDYSGLRVQSMQISEKEDDESEKREEPGDNWEETGGGVDRSSGPWNKSAPAPAPIVEPIVTETPEPVQTGGVYRPPGAREGGRPRRAQQGPPEIYSDTQFPSLQSTAKLVDSRKDKEMEKSFEVVKHKTRGRDEVSKNQALKLQLDNQYAVLGDQ; encoded by the exons ATGGCGGAGACCGAGGAGAGGAGCCTCGACGACTTCTTCGCCAAGCGGGACAAGAAGAAGcggaaggagaagagcagccgaggggccgccgccgccgcctcctcctccagcGCCTCCAACCCCGCTTCGAACGCCGCGGGGGCGGCTGTGGCGGCGGCCGGGGGACCCCGCCCGGCTGAGGGCAGCGGTTCCGGGGCCGCCTCTTCCAACGCTGGCTCCGCCAAGACGGCGACCAAG gAAGAGGATGATTGGAAGGAGTTtgagcaaaaggaagaaattgaTTATAGTGGTCTTAGAGTTCAGTCCATGCAAATAAg TGAAAAAGAAGATgatgaaagtgaaaaaagagaagaacCTGGTGACAACTGGGAAGAGACTGGTGGTGGTGTAGACAGATCATCTGGTCCTTGGAACAAGTCAGCTCCTGCACCAGCACCTATCGTTGAACCAATTG TTACAGAAACCCCAGAACCAGTTCAGACCGGTGGTGTATACAGGCCGCCTGGTGCCAGGGAGGGTGGCAGGCCACGGAGAGCACAGCAAGGACCACCAGAAATCTATAGTGATACGCAGTTTCCATCACTGCAGTCCACCGCCAAGCTTGTAGACAGTCGAAA GGATAAAGAAATGGAGAAGAGCTTTGAAGTAGTAAAACACAAAACTAGAGGTAGGGATGAGGTCTCAAAAAACCAGGCACTTAAACTTCAGCTAGACAACCAGTATGCTGTGCTTGGGGATCAGTAG
- the CDV3 gene encoding protein CDV3 homolog isoform X3, whose translation MAETEERSLDDFFAKRDKKKRKEKSSRGAAAAASSSSASNPASNAAGAAVAAAGGPRPAEGSGSGAASSNAGSAKTATKEEDDWKEFEQKEEIDYSGLRVQSMQISEKEDDESEKREEPGDNWEETGGGVDRSSGPWNKSAPAPAPIVEPIVTETPEPVQTGGVYRPPGAREGGRPRRAQQGPPEIYSDTQFPSLQSTAKLVDSRKVCTTIPK comes from the exons ATGGCGGAGACCGAGGAGAGGAGCCTCGACGACTTCTTCGCCAAGCGGGACAAGAAGAAGcggaaggagaagagcagccgaggggccgccgccgccgcctcctcctccagcGCCTCCAACCCCGCTTCGAACGCCGCGGGGGCGGCTGTGGCGGCGGCCGGGGGACCCCGCCCGGCTGAGGGCAGCGGTTCCGGGGCCGCCTCTTCCAACGCTGGCTCCGCCAAGACGGCGACCAAG gAAGAGGATGATTGGAAGGAGTTtgagcaaaaggaagaaattgaTTATAGTGGTCTTAGAGTTCAGTCCATGCAAATAAg TGAAAAAGAAGATgatgaaagtgaaaaaagagaagaacCTGGTGACAACTGGGAAGAGACTGGTGGTGGTGTAGACAGATCATCTGGTCCTTGGAACAAGTCAGCTCCTGCACCAGCACCTATCGTTGAACCAATTG TTACAGAAACCCCAGAACCAGTTCAGACCGGTGGTGTATACAGGCCGCCTGGTGCCAGGGAGGGTGGCAGGCCACGGAGAGCACAGCAAGGACCACCAGAAATCTATAGTGATACGCAGTTTCCATCACTGCAGTCCACCGCCAAGCTTGTAGACAGTCGAAA AGTATGTACAACCATACCAAAATGA
- the CDV3 gene encoding protein CDV3 homolog isoform X2, whose amino-acid sequence MAETEERSLDDFFAKRDKKKRKEKSSRGAAAAASSSSASNPASNAAGAAVAAAGGPRPAEGSGSGAASSNAGSAKTATKEEDDWKEFEQKEEIDYSGLRVQSMQISEKEDDESEKREEPGDNWEETGGGVDRSSGPWNKSAPAPAPIVEPIVTETPEPVQTGGVYRPPGAREGGRPRRAQQGPPEIYSDTQFPSLQSTAKLVDSRNLTSYSLS is encoded by the exons ATGGCGGAGACCGAGGAGAGGAGCCTCGACGACTTCTTCGCCAAGCGGGACAAGAAGAAGcggaaggagaagagcagccgaggggccgccgccgccgcctcctcctccagcGCCTCCAACCCCGCTTCGAACGCCGCGGGGGCGGCTGTGGCGGCGGCCGGGGGACCCCGCCCGGCTGAGGGCAGCGGTTCCGGGGCCGCCTCTTCCAACGCTGGCTCCGCCAAGACGGCGACCAAG gAAGAGGATGATTGGAAGGAGTTtgagcaaaaggaagaaattgaTTATAGTGGTCTTAGAGTTCAGTCCATGCAAATAAg TGAAAAAGAAGATgatgaaagtgaaaaaagagaagaacCTGGTGACAACTGGGAAGAGACTGGTGGTGGTGTAGACAGATCATCTGGTCCTTGGAACAAGTCAGCTCCTGCACCAGCACCTATCGTTGAACCAATTG TTACAGAAACCCCAGAACCAGTTCAGACCGGTGGTGTATACAGGCCGCCTGGTGCCAGGGAGGGTGGCAGGCCACGGAGAGCACAGCAAGGACCACCAGAAATCTATAGTGATACGCAGTTTCCATCACTGCAGTCCACCGCCAAGCTTGTAGACAGTCGAAA CCTAACATCTTATTCGCTTTCTTGA
- the CDV3 gene encoding protein CDV3 homolog isoform X4: MAETEERSLDDFFAKRDKKKRKEKSSRGAAAAASSSSASNPASNAAGAAVAAAGGPRPAEGSGSGAASSNAGSAKTATKEEDDWKEFEQKEEIDYSGLRVQSMQISEKEDDESEKREEPGDNWEETGGGVDRSSGPWNKSAPAPAPIVEPIVTETPEPVQTGGVYRPPGAREGGRPRRAQQGPPEIYSDTQFPSLQSTAKLVDSRKY, encoded by the exons ATGGCGGAGACCGAGGAGAGGAGCCTCGACGACTTCTTCGCCAAGCGGGACAAGAAGAAGcggaaggagaagagcagccgaggggccgccgccgccgcctcctcctccagcGCCTCCAACCCCGCTTCGAACGCCGCGGGGGCGGCTGTGGCGGCGGCCGGGGGACCCCGCCCGGCTGAGGGCAGCGGTTCCGGGGCCGCCTCTTCCAACGCTGGCTCCGCCAAGACGGCGACCAAG gAAGAGGATGATTGGAAGGAGTTtgagcaaaaggaagaaattgaTTATAGTGGTCTTAGAGTTCAGTCCATGCAAATAAg TGAAAAAGAAGATgatgaaagtgaaaaaagagaagaacCTGGTGACAACTGGGAAGAGACTGGTGGTGGTGTAGACAGATCATCTGGTCCTTGGAACAAGTCAGCTCCTGCACCAGCACCTATCGTTGAACCAATTG TTACAGAAACCCCAGAACCAGTTCAGACCGGTGGTGTATACAGGCCGCCTGGTGCCAGGGAGGGTGGCAGGCCACGGAGAGCACAGCAAGGACCACCAGAAATCTATAGTGATACGCAGTTTCCATCACTGCAGTCCACCGCCAAGCTTGTAGACAGTCGAAA ATACTGA